A genomic window from Bifidobacteriaceae bacterium includes:
- a CDS encoding ABC transporter substrate-binding protein, with protein MKRSIGKAAIAAGLGLALATGMAACGGDDKDNNTGGSNGGGNQAKADCAAYEKYGDLSGKSISVYTTFVDIEGASYEASFKPFEECTGADIKYEGSKSLTADVLTRIEAGAVADIVAFPQPGLLQQAVATGKVLEAPADVAANVDQYWTASWRDYGSVDGKLYAAPLGASVKSLVWFSPSAFDENGYAVPESWDELLALTQQMAEDAVAKPWCAGIADGEATGWVATDWVEDMVLRSAGPEAYDQWVNHEIPFNDPKIVDSLKELSKVLRDDKNVNAGIGDIQSIAATAWTDAGTPILDGQCFMHRQASFYGGNFTDEGATVAENGDIWAFYLPSSDPSTKPILGGGDFVAAFADRPEVVAFQTFLSSPEWANEKAKATEGGWTTANNSLEKGNLKSPVDQLAFGLLADPSAEFRFDGSDLMPAAVGSDAFWKEMTAYFAEGKSEQAVADAIEAAWPK; from the coding sequence ATGAAGCGTTCAATTGGCAAGGCCGCGATTGCAGCAGGCCTGGGCTTGGCCCTTGCCACGGGCATGGCTGCCTGCGGGGGCGACGACAAAGACAACAACACCGGCGGTTCAAACGGCGGCGGCAATCAAGCCAAAGCCGACTGCGCGGCCTATGAGAAGTACGGCGACTTGAGCGGCAAGTCGATCAGCGTCTACACCACTTTCGTGGACATCGAGGGCGCCAGCTACGAGGCGTCCTTCAAACCTTTTGAGGAGTGCACCGGCGCGGACATCAAGTACGAGGGCTCCAAGTCGTTGACCGCGGACGTTTTGACTCGGATCGAGGCCGGGGCGGTGGCGGACATCGTGGCGTTCCCGCAGCCGGGACTGCTGCAGCAGGCGGTGGCGACCGGAAAGGTGCTGGAGGCCCCGGCCGACGTGGCGGCCAATGTGGACCAGTATTGGACGGCCTCGTGGCGGGATTACGGATCGGTTGACGGGAAGCTTTACGCGGCGCCTTTGGGGGCCTCGGTCAAGTCGCTGGTCTGGTTCTCGCCCTCGGCCTTCGACGAGAACGGCTACGCGGTGCCGGAATCTTGGGACGAGCTGCTGGCGCTGACTCAGCAGATGGCGGAAGACGCCGTGGCGAAGCCCTGGTGCGCCGGCATAGCCGACGGGGAGGCGACCGGCTGGGTGGCCACCGACTGGGTTGAGGACATGGTTCTTCGGTCGGCCGGGCCGGAGGCTTACGACCAGTGGGTGAACCATGAGATTCCGTTCAACGACCCCAAGATTGTGGACTCCCTGAAGGAGTTGTCGAAGGTGCTGCGGGACGACAAGAACGTCAACGCCGGGATTGGCGACATCCAGTCGATCGCCGCCACCGCGTGGACGGATGCGGGCACGCCCATCCTTGACGGCCAGTGCTTCATGCACCGCCAGGCGTCGTTCTACGGCGGCAACTTCACGGACGAGGGAGCGACCGTGGCGGAGAACGGTGACATTTGGGCCTTCTACCTGCCCTCGTCGGATCCGTCCACCAAGCCGATCCTGGGCGGCGGCGACTTCGTCGCCGCGTTCGCGGACCGACCGGAAGTGGTCGCTTTCCAGACCTTCTTGTCCAGCCCGGAGTGGGCAAACGAAAAGGCCAAGGCCACCGAGGGCGGCTGGACCACGGCCAATAACAGCTTGGAGAAGGGCAACCTCAAGTCGCCGGTCGACCAGTTGGCTTTCGGCCTGTTGGCCGACCCGTCGGCGGAGTTCCGGTTCGACGGCTCCGACCTGATGCCGGCGGCGGTCGGTTCGGACGCGTTCTGGAAGGAAATGACGGCCTACTTCGCCGAAGGCAAGTCGGAGCAGGCCGTGGCGGACGCCATCGAAGCGGCCTGGCCCAAGTAA
- a CDS encoding amidohydrolase family protein produces MATEVIHLSGAIVVDGDTEVGDVWSVDGRLTFERPTRAADLRIDGVVLPGLVDVHCHIGLGSMGAVPPDEAERQAVLDRDTGVLLVRDAGCPREPYNTRWLDGEPWAPRIIRSGQHLAIAKRYIRHLPRDIVPDQLPDAVAEEAHAGDGWVKLVGDWIDRTMPEPDLALLWPDDKLVEAVDRAHELGARITTHVFSAEGAAQALRCGLDCIEHGTGLDAAMMAEARAKGVAVVPTMIQREHFAEIAAGGGGKYPVWERHFLDLYEARYAQAKELYDRGVRLLVGSDESTTIPHGVYCTETDLMALAGISAEAIIEAATYGGRDYLGVPGIEEGASADVVVYASDPRQSVAVLRAPQAIVLRGAVLAGTVAGAVL; encoded by the coding sequence GACACGGAAGTTGGCGATGTTTGGTCGGTCGATGGGCGGCTGACTTTCGAAAGGCCGACCCGTGCGGCCGATTTGCGAATCGACGGGGTGGTCCTGCCGGGGCTGGTCGACGTGCACTGCCACATCGGACTGGGCTCAATGGGCGCGGTGCCGCCCGACGAGGCGGAGCGGCAGGCGGTTCTTGACCGGGACACTGGCGTCCTCCTGGTGCGGGACGCGGGTTGCCCGCGCGAGCCCTACAACACGAGGTGGCTGGACGGCGAGCCGTGGGCACCCAGGATCATCCGTTCCGGCCAGCATCTGGCGATCGCCAAGCGCTACATCCGCCACCTGCCACGAGACATTGTGCCTGACCAGTTGCCTGACGCAGTGGCGGAGGAGGCCCACGCCGGCGACGGCTGGGTCAAGCTGGTCGGCGACTGGATTGACCGCACCATGCCGGAGCCGGACCTGGCCCTGCTGTGGCCGGACGACAAACTGGTCGAGGCGGTTGACCGGGCGCATGAACTGGGCGCCAGGATCACCACGCATGTGTTCTCAGCTGAGGGGGCGGCCCAGGCCCTGCGTTGCGGCCTTGACTGCATTGAGCACGGCACCGGCCTGGACGCCGCCATGATGGCGGAGGCGCGAGCCAAGGGTGTGGCGGTTGTTCCCACCATGATCCAGCGCGAGCATTTCGCCGAGATCGCCGCTGGCGGCGGCGGCAAGTACCCGGTCTGGGAGCGGCACTTCCTTGACCTCTACGAGGCGCGTTATGCGCAGGCGAAAGAGCTGTATGACAGAGGGGTCAGGCTGCTGGTCGGATCGGACGAGTCGACCACCATTCCCCACGGTGTGTATTGCACGGAGACGGATTTGATGGCGCTGGCCGGGATCTCCGCCGAAGCCATCATTGAGGCCGCCACCTACGGTGGGCGCGACTACCTGGGCGTGCCGGGGATTGAAGAGGGGGCCAGCGCGGACGTGGTGGTTTACGCGTCCGACCCGCGCCAAAGCGTGGCCGTGCTGCGCGCTCCCCAAGCCATAGTGCTGCGCGGGGCCGTGCTGGCCGGCACCGTGGCGGGAGCCGTTCTGTAG
- a CDS encoding sugar ABC transporter permease yields the protein MDALLLHPTTIGGKLFLMVIAIALFALVMALVLFLSQLPKRLPSWVTALIFLFPALGLVCFGLIYPALVTIKNSVFDETSTSFVGLANFGAILSDAEFLTTLRNTLAWVVLVPLLSTVIGLVYAVLVDRAKVEKFAKTLIFLPMAISMVGASIIWKFVYDNQVGVLSHLYVTVAGWFGDHEATAPQWLMNAPWNTFYLMVVMIWIQAGFAMTVLSASIKAIPDDIVEAGRLDGLTGVKLFRYVTVPMIRPALVVVMTTVAMTALKAFDIVRTMQGRLYHASVVANDFYTQSFNNHNKGVGAALAVLLFVIVVPVIAYNVSQLRKAEDIR from the coding sequence ATGGACGCCTTGTTGCTGCACCCCACCACCATCGGGGGGAAACTGTTTCTGATGGTCATCGCCATAGCGCTGTTCGCGCTGGTCATGGCCCTGGTTCTGTTCCTTTCCCAACTGCCGAAACGGCTCCCCAGTTGGGTCACCGCGTTGATCTTCTTGTTCCCCGCCCTGGGACTCGTGTGCTTCGGGCTGATCTACCCCGCCCTGGTGACCATCAAGAACTCGGTGTTCGACGAGACGTCAACGAGTTTTGTCGGCCTGGCCAACTTCGGCGCCATTCTGAGTGACGCCGAGTTCTTGACGACCCTGCGCAACACCCTCGCGTGGGTGGTGCTGGTCCCGCTGTTGTCCACAGTGATCGGGCTGGTCTACGCCGTCCTCGTGGACCGCGCCAAGGTCGAGAAGTTCGCCAAGACGCTGATTTTCCTGCCCATGGCCATTTCCATGGTCGGGGCCTCAATCATCTGGAAATTCGTGTATGACAACCAGGTCGGCGTGCTGTCCCACCTGTATGTGACGGTGGCTGGCTGGTTCGGCGACCATGAGGCCACCGCCCCGCAGTGGCTGATGAACGCGCCTTGGAACACGTTCTACTTGATGGTGGTCATGATCTGGATCCAAGCGGGCTTTGCGATGACGGTGCTGAGCGCCTCCATCAAGGCCATCCCGGACGACATTGTGGAGGCCGGCCGGCTGGACGGGCTGACCGGCGTCAAACTGTTCCGTTACGTGACCGTCCCCATGATCCGGCCCGCGTTGGTCGTGGTCATGACAACGGTCGCTATGACCGCCCTGAAGGCTTTCGACATTGTCAGAACCATGCAGGGGCGGCTTTACCACGCCTCGGTCGTGGCGAACGACTTCTACACGCAGTCGTTCAACAATCACAACAAAGGAGTCGGCGCGGCGCTCGCGGTGCTCCTTTTCGTGATCGTGGTCCCCGTGATCGCCTACAACGTGAGCCAATTGAGGAAAGCGGAGGACATCCGATGA
- a CDS encoding carbohydrate ABC transporter permease — translation MNSVAVATRNRAGGQPKPGGGRAARAKRALTSSSASAIAIAIGLLWSVPTFGLLVTSFRGSVKDIRRTGWWEALNPSNWGGFSLDHYKTVLSGSGTANLADYFINSIVMTLPAVVIPIFLALLAAYAFAWIPFRGSNILFVGIFALQVVPIQVAMVPLLTQYVNLGLNASFWVLWLSHAMFGLPLAIFLLHNFMKDIPRSLVEAARVDGAGHVTIFFRVILPLMVPAIASFAIFQFLWVWNDLLVALAFGGNTPDLAPITARLSDMAGSLGAKWHLLSAGAFVSMIVPVAVFLSLQRYFVRGLLAGSVKG, via the coding sequence ATGAACAGCGTGGCAGTCGCGACCCGCAATCGCGCCGGCGGCCAACCGAAGCCCGGCGGGGGCAGGGCGGCGCGGGCCAAACGGGCGCTGACCTCGTCTTCGGCTTCGGCCATCGCGATCGCGATCGGCCTGCTTTGGTCCGTGCCGACGTTCGGGTTGCTGGTGACGTCTTTCCGGGGCTCGGTCAAGGACATCCGGCGGACGGGTTGGTGGGAGGCGCTGAACCCGTCCAACTGGGGCGGTTTCTCGCTGGACCATTACAAAACGGTGCTCAGTGGCAGCGGCACCGCGAATTTGGCCGACTATTTCATCAATTCGATCGTCATGACGCTGCCGGCGGTGGTCATCCCGATCTTTCTGGCGCTCCTTGCGGCCTACGCGTTCGCCTGGATTCCGTTCCGGGGCTCGAACATCCTCTTTGTGGGCATTTTCGCGTTGCAGGTGGTCCCGATCCAGGTCGCGATGGTGCCCCTGCTCACCCAGTACGTCAACTTGGGTTTGAACGCCTCCTTCTGGGTGCTGTGGCTGTCGCACGCCATGTTCGGCCTGCCGCTGGCGATCTTCCTGCTGCACAATTTCATGAAGGACATCCCGCGCTCCCTGGTGGAGGCCGCCCGCGTTGACGGCGCCGGCCATGTCACGATCTTCTTCCGCGTCATCTTGCCGCTGATGGTCCCGGCGATCGCCTCGTTCGCGATCTTCCAGTTCCTGTGGGTCTGGAACGACCTCCTGGTGGCGCTCGCTTTTGGCGGCAACACCCCGGATTTGGCGCCCATCACCGCCCGCCTCTCCGACATGGCCGGTTCGCTGGGTGCCAAATGGCACCTGCTCTCCGCCGGCGCCTTCGTGTCGATGATCGTGCCGGTGGCCGTCTTCCTGAGCCTGCAGCGCTACTTCGTCCGCGGCCTCCTGGCCGGCTCCGTCAAGGGCTAG